In Nyctibius grandis isolate bNycGra1 chromosome 8, bNycGra1.pri, whole genome shotgun sequence, a single window of DNA contains:
- the RAP2B gene encoding ras-related protein Rap-2b: MREYKVVVLGSGGVGKSALTVQFVTGSFIEKYDPTIEDFYRKEIEVDSSPSVLEILDTAGTEQFASMRDLYIKNGQGFILVYSLVNQQSFQDIKPMRDQIIRVKRYERVPMILVGNKVDLEGEREVSFGEGKALAEEWSCPFMETSAKNKASVDELFAEIVRQMNYASQPNGDEQCCSSCAIL, from the coding sequence ATGCGGGAGTACAAGGTGGTGGTGCTGGGCTCGGGCGGCGTGGGCAAGTCCGCCCTCACCGTCCAGTTCGTGACGGGCTCGTTCATCGAGAAGTATGACCCCACCATCGAGGACTTCTACCGCAAGGAGATCGAGGTGGACTCCTCGCCGTCGGTGCTGGAGATCCTGGACACGGCGGGCACCGAGCAGTTCGCCTCCATGCGGGACCTCTACATCAAGAACGGGCAGGGCTTCATCCTGGTCTACAGCCTGGTGAACCAGCAGAGCTTCCAGGACATCAAGCCCATGCGGGACCAGATCATCCGGGTGAAGAGGTACGAGAGGGTGCCCATGATCCTGGTGGGCAACAAGGTGGACCTGGAGGGCGAGCGGGAGGTCTCCTTCGGGGAGGGCAAAGCCCTGGCCGAGGAGTGGAGCTGCCCCTTCATGGAGACCTCGGCCAAAAACAAAGCCTCGGTGGACGAGCTCTTCGCCGAGATCGTCAGGCAGATGAACTACGCCTCGCAGCCCAACGGGGACGAGCAGTGCTGCTCCTCCTGCGCCATCCTCtga